One Microbacterium marinum genomic window, CGCAGTTCAGCAACGCGGCGGCCCGGGTGCGGGAGTGGTTCCACGAGGGGCTGATCGGTGAGCTGCTCCACGTCGCCATCGAGTTCAGCTCCCGTGCCGGCCGACTGTACCGCGCGCACGCGGAAGACTCACGATCCGCCTACTCGGCCGAGAACGGCGGTCAGGCGGCGACGCAGCTGTCGCACGCCGTCGCCGCCGCGCTGTCGTCGCTCGGCCAGGAGGCGACGCGGGTCGCCGGGATCGTGGCGAACCGAGGCACCGCGGTCGATGTCGACGACGCCTTCGTCTTCGCGCTGAGCGGCGGCGCGAAGGGGGCGGGGACGTCCACGGGTGCCCTGGCCGACGGGGCCGCGTTGCGTCAGGTCGTGCGTTACATCGGCGATCAGGGATCGATCAGCCACGATCTGCTGTGGGGCCGAGCGACCCTTTCGACCGAAGGCGGCATGCGCTGCGCCGCGCCATCGCATCACGAAGCCCCGTACCCGGCTGCAGGCCCCGTGTCCACGCTCGTGAGCATCCTCGGGGGTGGACCCAACCCGTCCCCGGTCCGTCCCGCGGCAGCCACGGTCGCCTTCATCGACGCGCTGCAGACGGCGGCGCGCACCGGTCGACTCGAATCCGTCCGTCCACTGCCCGCGCCAATGAGCCGCGACAAGGGAGATCATTGATGAAACTGCTACGACTGGGTCCGGTGGGGCGCGAGATCCCCGCAGTCGAGGACGACGAGGGTCGTGTCTTCGACGCGCGTGACATCACGGATGACATCGACGGCGACTTCCTCGCATCCGACGGCATCAGCAGAGTCCGAGCAGCACTCGACGCCCGCACCCTGCCCGAGCTCGACCACGCCGCGCTGCGCCGCGGAGCGCCGATCGCCCGGCCGACCGCCGTCGTGTGCGTCGGTCAGAACTACGCCGCGCACGCGGCCGAGTCCGGCGACAGTCCACCCGAAGTGCCCATCATCTTCTTCAAGCACCCGAACACCGTCATCGGGCCGGACGACGATGTCGAACTGCCCACGGGCGCCGCGAAGCTGGACTGGGAGGTGGAACTGGGCGTCGTCATCGGGCGACCGGCACACCGTCTCGCCTCTGCCGCGGAGGCTCTCTCGGTGATCGCGGGGCTGGTGGTGAGCCACGACGTGAGCGAGAGGGCGTGGCAGGTCGCCGAATCGGGTGGCCAATGGAGCAAGGGCAAGTGCGCACCCACGTTCAACCCGCTCGGGCCCTACCTCGTGCCACTCGAGGACTCACCCGCGCTCGATGCCCTCACGCTGTGGTCGCGTGTGAACGGCGAATCGCGTCAGCACTCGTCGACCGCAGACATGATCTTCGATGTCCCGCATCTGATCCACCACCTCTCGCAGTACATGCGTCTGGAGCCCGGCGACCTCATCAACACCGGAACGCCGCAGGGAGTCGCATTGTCGGGCCGCTTCGCGTACCTCCGCACCGGAGATGTCGTCGAACTCGGCATCGATGGGCTCGGGTCTCAGCGGCAGGAGATCGTCGCCGAGCGATGAGCGCTGCCGCCGGTGCCGAGGCTGACCACCCCGGCACCGGGCCGGTGCGCGCATTCGAGCCGGACCGCGTGCCCGGTGATCAGCACCGGCGACCGTGTGCGCGGCAGCTCACTCCTGCCAGGCCACGCTGAGGTGGCCGGAGACCTGGCGGATCTCGATTCGGTCCGTGCCGTCGACCCGCAACACGAAAGCATCCGGTGACAGCGGCGTCTCCACGCGCGCTCCCGCGGCGGAACCCGGGGGCAGAGCGATGATCACGCGCGCGTTCGTCAGTCCCTCGACGCGCAGGCCGCGCGTGCGGTCCGCCGGGAACGGGGCGATCTCGCGGCAGCGCATCATCCCCGAAGCCTCCTGGGTGACGAACACGCGACACTCGGCGTGAACGGACTTCGCGAGCTGATACGTCGCCACCCCGTCTTCGTACCACGCCTCGGCATGGGTCAGCAGCGGCGCTCCGTCCGCGAGCGACAAGCGCAGCCGCACAGTCGTATCCGGCACGTACCCGCTCAGCCAGTGGGCCCCGGCATGACGACGGATGCCGAGGACAGCACGCGCGGCGTCCGCCGAGCGGAGCTCGTGCGCGACCGAGACGCCGAGCGTCGCCACGGCATCGCGCAGCAGCGCCGCGCTGTCGTCGAAGCGTGCGCGGTCGACGAGCACGCGGTGGCGCACGCCGCGCTCATCGGCCTCGGAGTAGTCGAACGGCGCCGAGCCGCGCACCCAGATCGCCGCCCCCGGCGCTCCAGTGCCCTCGTCACCGCCGTGCACGGTCGCGTACGGCGCCTCGGTCCCGGCAGGCATGCGCACCCGGGCCAGCAGCCGAACGCCGTCGACCGGATGAACGAGATCGATCGGCCCGTCGGACAGCAGAGCGTTGTGCCGCAGCATCCCGCGGCGCCCGCCCGGCAGACGGTCGCCGACGAGGTCGGTGACCAGCGCGAGGTCGCCCTCGACGACCGCCGCGGCATCGCCCGCATCCGCCCGGTCCAGCCCGAGCAGCCCGAGCGCCTCCTCGGACACCCCACGCAGCGATCCGTAGACGACGACGTCACCGCCACCATCCCGGTGTGCGTGCAGCGCGGCGACGACGTGCGCGGTGAGCGCGCCCGCGGGCACGATGAGGATGCTGCTCGCGAGCGCACCCGACCTCTGCGCGCCGGCGACCTCATCGGTGCTGACGACCGTGTTCAGCGGCAGTCCCGCGGTGATCGCCGCGGACAGGTACCAGTCCTCCGCGTACGGCCGCGCGATCGTCTCGGGGTCGGCGGCCATGGCCTCGTGGTACTCCCGGAACGGATACACCCAGACCAGCGGGCCGGCCGCGTCGGGCCGGGTCTCGAGGTCGATGGCGATCGCGGTGCCCACCTCACGCGCGCACCGCTCGTCGAGCACGCCATGCGCGGTGTCGATCGAGAGGATGTTCACCTCGCGGGGCGGCTGGATCATGCCGTCGCCGGTCACCCGGGCGACGCTCAGCGGCAGGTGGATGTCGAAGGTCTCGCGGTGATAGAAGTCCCACCACGGCTGCTGCCAGAACCACGGGTCGTTGGCGTAGAAGCGGAACCGGTACCCCTCTGAGCCCCTCGGCAGCATCGCGATGCGCGACAGGTACCCGCAGATCTCGATGCCGAAGTCCTCGTTCAGCGGACCCCACGGTGA contains:
- a CDS encoding Gfo/Idh/MocA family protein translates to MIRRIAVLGAGEWAQAHHLPALAAHPDVALARIVDIDGERAAQAAARFDAASWSTSPDMSDVDAVVIATPHATHAELTTAYLERGIAVLVEKPLATRVDDAFALVATAERTGVPLLVGYTAQFSNAAARVREWFHEGLIGELLHVAIEFSSRAGRLYRAHAEDSRSAYSAENGGQAATQLSHAVAAALSSLGQEATRVAGIVANRGTAVDVDDAFVFALSGGAKGAGTSTGALADGAALRQVVRYIGDQGSISHDLLWGRATLSTEGGMRCAAPSHHEAPYPAAGPVSTLVSILGGGPNPSPVRPAAATVAFIDALQTAARTGRLESVRPLPAPMSRDKGDH
- a CDS encoding fumarylacetoacetate hydrolase family protein codes for the protein MKLLRLGPVGREIPAVEDDEGRVFDARDITDDIDGDFLASDGISRVRAALDARTLPELDHAALRRGAPIARPTAVVCVGQNYAAHAAESGDSPPEVPIIFFKHPNTVIGPDDDVELPTGAAKLDWEVELGVVIGRPAHRLASAAEALSVIAGLVVSHDVSERAWQVAESGGQWSKGKCAPTFNPLGPYLVPLEDSPALDALTLWSRVNGESRQHSSTADMIFDVPHLIHHLSQYMRLEPGDLINTGTPQGVALSGRFAYLRTGDVVELGIDGLGSQRQEIVAER